The nucleotide sequence GATGACTGTCAAGGTTGGAAGCTTATAGGTGAAGAAAGGGCTTCTGCAACAGGGGAGTGGTCATTCAGCTATCAAGAATTGGAGGGCGATGGAAGTTATACTTTTACAGCCTCAGATCAAATGGCAGGACAAGCTGGTAATACATCTGAGTTTTCCCCTTGTGGGATGGTATTGCCTGTAGACTTTTTGAGTTTTGAAGCTTCGCCTAAAGAAGGATATGTAGAATTGCTATGGTCTACTGCCTCTGAAAAAGATAATGATCGCTTTGAAGTAGAATTTAGTAAAGATGGAGATTTTTTTGAAAAGATAGGTCAAGTGGATGGTGCAGGTTCTAGCGCTTCTATAGAGGAATACTCTTTTGATCATCATGGAGTAAGGCATTCAGAAGTTTTTTACCGGCTAAAGCAAGTGGACTATAACGGCGCTTATTCTTATAGCCCTGTGAGAAGGGTGGTGCTGGAAGTAGCGGTTAATATTTATCCAAACCCTGTATCAGACATTGTTCATATTCATGGAAGCTTTGACCATGAAAATGTTCAAATTGATATTTTTAATGCCTTAGGGGTTCATGTTTTATCAGAAAATATTTCTGGTGTGAGTGAAGAGATTCAGGTTCCAGTCCATAAGTTGAAACCGGGAATATATTACCTTGAGGTTTCAGAAGAAGCCAAAACGCCAGAAGCTTTAAAGTTTATCAAGAAGTAACCTGTATAGGCTGGTGTAGTCTAAGAGTTCAGTAAGGTAATAAGATGTAGCGGCAAGGCATAACTTGCCGCTATATTTTTCTTAAGTGAATGCAGAGCCTCTCCTAATCCAGATTATGAAGGGTCTTAATTTCCATTTCTTAAAGTTTCAAAATTGTCTTTCCCTTCTTTCAAGAAATCTATAAAGCTTTCCACCTCTCTTTCATAGCCTATAGGTTGCGCAAGAATTTCTTCGGTGAAAGGATCCAGAATTACATAGTATGGTTGCGATTGCACACCAAATGTTCTTAGCTGAAAATCCCTGTTTACCGCTCCAATGGTTTTTTTTGTTTTTCCGTCATAAGGAGATTCATACCATTGGGACTCGTCTAGTTCAGTGCGGTCGTCGGCATAAAGGGCCACGATCATAAAATCGTTGCTCAGCATTTTTAAAACCTCAGGGTCTGACCATACATTGGCTTCCATTTCACGGCAGTTTACGCAGCCGTGTCCAGTGAAATCAATAAACAGGGGCTGGCTTTTTTCTCTTGCACATGCGAGTGCTTGCTCATAGTCAAAGTAGCCTTTTAACCCATGTGGCAGGTGCAGCCGTTGTCCATGTATCGGTTCTTCGCAAAGGTCGGTTTCTTCTGTTTGCACACCCGCTTGATGTTGCCTGACAAGTGCCGGAATGTCAAAATCATGGGTAGACATAGGCGGCAAATAACCCGAAAGCGGTTTTAATGGAGCCCCAAACATGCCTGGGAACAAGTAAATGGCAAACACAAAACAAACCATGGAGAGCAATAGCCGTGGTACGCTTACTTTTTCCACCTCACTGTCATGTGGCAGCCTGATTTTTCCTAACAGGTACACACCCATTAGTATGGCAATAATTATCCAGATGGCAAGGTATACTTCTCTGTCCAAGATCCCCCAGTGGTAAACTTGGTCTGCAATGCTTAGGAATTTAAAAGCAAGGGCTAGCTCTACAAATCCAAGCAATACTTTTACTACATTTAGCCAACCTCCAGATTTTGGCAAAGCTTTTAGCCAGCCTGGGAATATGGCAAAAAGAGTAAACGGAATGGCAAAGGCAGCGGCATAAGCAATCATGCCAAGAATAGGGCGCATCGGGTTTTCGCCGGCCGCTTCTACCAACAAGGCACCTACAATAGGACCTGTACAGGAAAATGACACTAGCACAAGCGTAAAAGCCATAAAGAATACGCCTATCAATCCACCTCTGTCTGCCTGGGCGTCCACTTTGTTGACAAATGAACTTGGCAGGGTAATATCGAAAAGCCCAAGAAAAGAAAGCCCGAAGACGATAAAAACAGTAAAGAATATCACATTGGGAAGCCAATGGGTACTTAAAACTTGTGCAAACTCTGGACCATTAATTGGTGCCAAAATAGCACCTAAGATGCCATAAATAACAACGATTGATAAACCGTAAAGCATACCGCGTTTCACTGCTTGCCCCCTTGTGTTGCTCGCATTGGTAAAGAAACTTACCGTCATAGGTATCATAGGGAATACACAAGGAGTCAGCAATGATATTAAGCCAGAGCCAAAGGCCAATAGCAAAAAGGCCGTCATGCCCAACGCATGGGCATTGTTTCCGCCTCGGTCTTTTAAAGTAATCTTCTGTTCGGGTTCTGATACAGTAGGAGTTTCTGCTCCCTCAGCTGTTGGAGGAGTGGTAGATGGCGGATCTGGCAAAGTTAGCCCCAGTTCTTTGCTCAACTCCCCAATAATTAAATTATTTATACTGTCTCTTTTAACAAGATTTTCAATATGAGAAGTAAGCTCACTTACTTCTTGTTCTGAAAGTGTTACTTGTTGAGCAGATAAATTAAATGTATAGAATATAAGCAGTAGTATGCTTAAAAGTATTTTTTTCATTAATTCCCGTGCTTTCTAACAAAATTACGCAGGTAAATTACAGATTCATCTCTGCCTTCCTGGTCTCTGGAAATGTATTGTTCTCTTTCTTTAACCAATTCTTCTACCCTTTCATTCGTCGGTTCTTCTATTTTTCCATTATCAGCTTTTGTGTCATCTGAAGGCTGCTTTTCCGGCTTTGAAGGCTGTTTTTCAGGTGCGATAGAAGATTGAACAACATTGATGCCGTCGAATGCGTGCTCTTCTTCAAAATAGATGCATTTTCCATCTTTATCGGAGCAAACTTGGTAAGTGATTTCTACTGCTATGACAGGGTTTTCTTCTAAAACCCTGACTTTTTGTCTAAACTCTGCTTTTTCGGTAAAGTAGGTGTAGTCCCCTTCAAAGATTTCGCTATACTTTGTTTTAGGGTTTATAGCCTGCACGTCTCCTTCTATTTGATAGGAGGGGTGAGGCTCAAACGAAAATTCTGTCGGCATTGGGCCGTCTAGTTCAAAATCAGAAGAGTACATATACCAAGGCTGTTTTATGTCAGCCTTGAATATAAGCTCAATAGTTTCGCCAGCTTTTACCTCAGACTTAGATGTTTCATAGCTCCAAGAAGCTGGATTTGCCCCTTGTGCAAAAGCAGATACAATAGTGGCAATAGTTAATAGGACAAGAAGGCTTATTTTTCGCATTTCTTCTTTATTTTATTTCTTTTCACCAGCATAATGTTTGTAAAACATGACAATGGTTTCTATGCCTTTAATATAGTTAAAAATCTTAAAATTTTCATTCGGAGAATGTATGGCGTCAGACTCCAATCCAAAACCTAATAGTACAGTTTTTATGCCAAGTTCTTTCTCTATCAAACTTACCACTGGAATACTTCCACCCTCGCGCATAGGTACGGGTGTTTTTCCCCAAACATCTTCAAATGCTTTGCTAGCTGCAATGTATTCTGCCGAATTTGTAGATATAACGGCAGGTTCGCCTCCATGATGTGGTTTTACATTAACTTTTACGCTTGGTGGCGCTATTTTAGTAAAATGCTCCTGAAAAAGCTTGGTAATTTCTTCTGAGCTTTGATTTGGTACCAGTCTCATGGAAATTTTAGCATAGGCGCTTGAAGGGAGTACTGTTTTGGCTCCTTCTCCTATATAACCGCCCCAAATTCCATTGACATCCAAAGAAGGCCTGATAGATACCCGCTCAAGGGTAGAATAACCTGCTTCTCCGTGAAGCTCCCCAATTCCTAACGTTTTTTTAAATGCTTCCGGTTCAAATGGAAGCTGCGAAAGTTCTTCTCTCTCTTCTTTTGAAAGGACTTTTACTTTATCATAAAACCCAGGTATTGTAATATGATTGTCTTTATCTTTTAATGAGGCAATCATTTCACATAAAATGTTGACCGGGTTCCCTATGGCTCCCCCATAAACACCAGAGTGTAAATCTCTGTTAGGGCCGATAACTTCTACTTCGAGATAGCTTAGGCCGCGCAAACCTGTAGTGATGGTAGGGCATTCATTAGAAAATATCCCTGTATCGGATATTAATGCGATATCGGCTTTTACCAACTCCTTGTTCTCACGAATAAAATTGTCTAAGCTGTCAGAACCTATCTCTTCTTCGCCCTCTATCATAAACTTCACATTGCATGGCAAAGTGTCATGCTGAAGCATTATTTCTAGTGCTTTTACATGCATGTACATTTGCCCTTTGTCATCACTGGCGCCTCTTGCATAAATTTTTTCATCTTTTATGACAGGTTCAAACGGAGGGGAGTTCCATAGGTTCAATGGATCAGGTGGCTGCACGTCATAGTGGCCATAAACGAGAATTACCGGAAGGCTTTCATCTACAATTTTTTCAGCATAGACTACAGGGTTTCCTTCTGTTGGTATAAGCCTGGCATTGTCAGCTCCGGCTTTAGTCAGTGCATCTTTGACATACTCTGCTGCGCGTGTCATATCATCTTTATGTCGACTGTCAGCGCTTACAGAAGGTATTTTTAGCAGTTCTATGAGCTCTTGTATAAATCGCTCTTGGTTTTTTTCTACATATTCTCTCATAATCAATCAGCTTAAATACAATTTTAACAATATTTTTTATCCTTATACAGATTTTAGCGGTAAATTCTTAACTAAATAGTAGGTCGGAGGGTTAAATTAAAAAAAGAGGGGGTGGTATGAAGGCAAATAAGATATTGTTTCCAACAGACTTTTCAGAAAAATCTAAAAACGCATTAGCTTATGCTGTCAATCTGGCAGCGAGAATGAAAGGTGAGCTGATCGTGTTTCACTCAAGTCATTATCCACGTTACAGTAGTGATATTTCTTTGGACTCTATAGACCGTGAATATGAAGAAAGGTTTCGGCAAGATGAGTCCAAACTGGAAAGGATTGTCGGTGAAGTGCGCGATATGAATGGTGATGTGCCTTGTAGGTATATCTTAAAGCACGGAATGGCTGCTGATAACATTGTTTCGCTTGTAAAGGATGAGCATATTTCTTTGATAGTTATAGGGACTGGTGGCAATGAAGCTGGCAATGGCTTTCTGCCAGGAAGTGTAACGGCAGATTTGGTAGAAAAAGCTTCCTGCCCTGTATTTGCCATTCCTGCAAATGCAGCTTTTAAGGATTTTCGCCGGGTTATGTTTGCTAGCGAACTATCTGACGCTGATGTGCCTGCTTTATGTGAGCTTTCTGATTTTGCAAAGACATTCGAAGCAGATATTACTGTATTGAATATTAGCGATGAAGATGACGCCGACCATTACAAACGTTATGAGGAGTTTAAAGATAAGGTAGTCAATTGCCTTGGTTATGACCGGCTTGAATATGAGCATGGCCTGAATAAAAATATTCTTAAGGGCATTTCTGAATATACGTCCGGGCACCATCCTGATGCATTGGTAATGGCTACCCATCGCAGAAAAGGGATTAATAAGCTTTTACGGCCGAGTATTACCAGAAAAATGGCATTAAATACCAATGTGCCACTTCTAGCTTTGCATGTATAGCGAGTTGTGCGCGAGGAGAAGGTTGTGCTGTAGGACTTATATGAAATGACTGGCCCAAGGACATATAATCTGAAATATGCATTAGGATTTTCTATTGCGTGGCAAAATATATCAAATCAGACGCTTCGCTAGCATTTGGTCTTTAACCATAGAACCACTATGCTTTGCAAACCCAATACGCTGATTTTTTGTTCTTTTGCCCCTTATAACATAATCTAATGCATAATTCAGGTGAAAAGAATAAATCATTGGGTGTATTTTCTGGTTTTTTGTTTACTGGTTTGCGGCCTCTAAAAAAGCGTATTGTTTTGTTCTTTAAACATTATTATTTGTAGGCTGTTAGTAATAAAAGTTTTTCAAGGGAATTTTAAATCCATTATTTTTTTATGGAATACCGTAGTGCGAATTTTGATCTGAATAATGGGCAGGGCAAAAACGAAGAGCCGAAAAGCAGGGTGTCTATGAATATCCCTGACTCTGACAAGCCTCGGGTAGTGGTGATCGGTGGCGGCTTTGCCGGTGTCGAAATCGTCAAAACCCTTGGCAGGGACAACCCTTTTCAGGTAGTGCTGTTAGATAAGAATAATTTCCATAATTTTCAGCCTTTGATGTACCAAGTGGCTACAGCAGGCTTAGAACCTGATGCCATTGCAGCACCTTTGAGACGTATTTTTAAAGGGTATAAAGATTTTTATTTCCGAATGGCTAAGGTCAACCGGATATTTCCCTCTGAAAACTGTATTAATACCAGTATCGGGCGTTTGAAATATGATTTTTTGGTAATTGCAACTGGTTCTAAAACCAATTACTATGGCATGGAGAACGTTAAAAAGAACTCTGTGCCAATGAAAAAAATACCTGAGGCGCTAGATTTGAGGAGTAAAATCCTTCAAAATTTTGAACAGGCCTTGTTGGTTTCAGATCCAGAAGTTCGTAGTAGCCTTCTTGATGTAGTTATTGTTGGAGGAGGGCCAACAGGCGTGGAGTTGGCAGGAGCTATAGCAGAGCTCAAAAAGCATGTGCTGCCTAACGATCTCCCAGAGCTGGATTTTACTAAAATGGATATTTACCTCATTGAAGCAGCTCCTCAGCTATTGAATGGCATGTCGGCAAATGCTTCAAAAAAGGCATTGAAATACCTTGATGATTTTGGTGTTCATGTGATGCTCAATACCACTGTAAAAAATTATGATGGGTACATTGTAGAGTTTGGCGATGGCAAGAAGATTGTGAGCCAAAGCCTGATATGGGCGGCAGGCGTTATGGGCTCTATTATAGAAGGGATTGACCCTGAGGTTATCAAAGGTAAC is from Cytophagaceae bacterium ABcell3 and encodes:
- a CDS encoding cytochrome c biogenesis protein CcdA, with amino-acid sequence MKKILLSILLLIFYTFNLSAQQVTLSEQEVSELTSHIENLVKRDSINNLIIGELSKELGLTLPDPPSTTPPTAEGAETPTVSEPEQKITLKDRGGNNAHALGMTAFLLLAFGSGLISLLTPCVFPMIPMTVSFFTNASNTRGQAVKRGMLYGLSIVVIYGILGAILAPINGPEFAQVLSTHWLPNVIFFTVFIVFGLSFLGLFDITLPSSFVNKVDAQADRGGLIGVFFMAFTLVLVSFSCTGPIVGALLVEAAGENPMRPILGMIAYAAAFAIPFTLFAIFPGWLKALPKSGGWLNVVKVLLGFVELALAFKFLSIADQVYHWGILDREVYLAIWIIIAILMGVYLLGKIRLPHDSEVEKVSVPRLLLSMVCFVFAIYLFPGMFGAPLKPLSGYLPPMSTHDFDIPALVRQHQAGVQTEETDLCEEPIHGQRLHLPHGLKGYFDYEQALACAREKSQPLFIDFTGHGCVNCREMEANVWSDPEVLKMLSNDFMIVALYADDRTELDESQWYESPYDGKTKKTIGAVNRDFQLRTFGVQSQPYYVILDPFTEEILAQPIGYEREVESFIDFLKEGKDNFETLRNGN
- a CDS encoding protein-disulfide reductase DsbD family protein; this encodes MRKISLLVLLTIATIVSAFAQGANPASWSYETSKSEVKAGETIELIFKADIKQPWYMYSSDFELDGPMPTEFSFEPHPSYQIEGDVQAINPKTKYSEIFEGDYTYFTEKAEFRQKVRVLEENPVIAVEITYQVCSDKDGKCIYFEEEHAFDGINVVQSSIAPEKQPSKPEKQPSDDTKADNGKIEEPTNERVEELVKEREQYISRDQEGRDESVIYLRNFVRKHGN
- a CDS encoding dipeptidase yields the protein MREYVEKNQERFIQELIELLKIPSVSADSRHKDDMTRAAEYVKDALTKAGADNARLIPTEGNPVVYAEKIVDESLPVILVYGHYDVQPPDPLNLWNSPPFEPVIKDEKIYARGASDDKGQMYMHVKALEIMLQHDTLPCNVKFMIEGEEEIGSDSLDNFIRENKELVKADIALISDTGIFSNECPTITTGLRGLSYLEVEVIGPNRDLHSGVYGGAIGNPVNILCEMIASLKDKDNHITIPGFYDKVKVLSKEEREELSQLPFEPEAFKKTLGIGELHGEAGYSTLERVSIRPSLDVNGIWGGYIGEGAKTVLPSSAYAKISMRLVPNQSSEEITKLFQEHFTKIAPPSVKVNVKPHHGGEPAVISTNSAEYIAASKAFEDVWGKTPVPMREGGSIPVVSLIEKELGIKTVLLGFGLESDAIHSPNENFKIFNYIKGIETIVMFYKHYAGEKK
- a CDS encoding universal stress protein — encoded protein: MKANKILFPTDFSEKSKNALAYAVNLAARMKGELIVFHSSHYPRYSSDISLDSIDREYEERFRQDESKLERIVGEVRDMNGDVPCRYILKHGMAADNIVSLVKDEHISLIVIGTGGNEAGNGFLPGSVTADLVEKASCPVFAIPANAAFKDFRRVMFASELSDADVPALCELSDFAKTFEADITVLNISDEDDADHYKRYEEFKDKVVNCLGYDRLEYEHGLNKNILKGISEYTSGHHPDALVMATHRRKGINKLLRPSITRKMALNTNVPLLALHV
- a CDS encoding NAD(P)/FAD-dependent oxidoreductase, which gives rise to MEYRSANFDLNNGQGKNEEPKSRVSMNIPDSDKPRVVVIGGGFAGVEIVKTLGRDNPFQVVLLDKNNFHNFQPLMYQVATAGLEPDAIAAPLRRIFKGYKDFYFRMAKVNRIFPSENCINTSIGRLKYDFLVIATGSKTNYYGMENVKKNSVPMKKIPEALDLRSKILQNFEQALLVSDPEVRSSLLDVVIVGGGPTGVELAGAIAELKKHVLPNDLPELDFTKMDIYLIEAAPQLLNGMSANASKKALKYLDDFGVHVMLNTTVKNYDGYIVEFGDGKKIVSQSLIWAAGVMGSIIEGIDPEVIKGNRYHVDLFCRIKGYENLYCIGDVAGMYTPEIPRGHPMVAQVAIQQGRLVAKNLLRMHKNKTPKPFKYNDKGSMATIGRNRAVVDLPNWKFAGVFAWLVWMFVHIISLVGFRNKVAVFFNWVWNYFTYDRATRLIIRPWVKHEQKKEKLERDSIKVRKG